In Lactuca sativa cultivar Salinas chromosome 5, Lsat_Salinas_v11, whole genome shotgun sequence, the DNA window ataaaatattagaagtcttatgagattccaattaaaagccaaatagtgaaatatagcgaaaatataaaatttgaaataagtacaattttgttattgaaagttgtagataatcttgtTAAAAACATTTAGGcaaaaacctcgtcgaaatccgagttataacgaagaagttatgatcaatcgaagattcgcgacaaaaccggcacgacgccaaatgacgtaaaaagtgagtttttgataaactaatttttagccttagtgatataaatgaaagtcttagtattcgttaaaccgagaagttcgataaaaagaacgccaaaatctgacttcgtatgagaaagttatgatttttctaaatttcggagtaacagtagacagctaaaaactcgaattttagatcgagcgatattcagccgatacaacctaaacgagaattgaagatctcgtcatttgtagtttaacggtaaaaagtctgacgaaaacggatgtcggatgaagaagttatggatttttaacggattttcctgtcctactctgttaaaaataataatattaaaataaattcaaatttagccgatggagtctaaacgaaagttgtagagtatattctcacctacgcgtgcatataaagaacgttaaaaataataatattaaaataaataataatattatgaatttttgaagttattaaacaaaaataaaggaaaaatcaAAATCTTATCTGAGgccgtacaccccgcgtacacgAGGTTAAGCCCAGCGTACCTCGCACGTATCCGGTCCGGAGTTAGCCATGTAGTCCGTCTTCGCATGGTCGCCACATAGAAACCACGTCCGAGGCCCAAAGTCCGAGCGGGTGACACCtcgcatacgcccagcgtaccgaggatgTATGCCCAGCGTAGTAAGGTGCTTCGCacactataaaagggatgcgaaggTCTCCGAAAATGTTTGCTCATTTTCACTCTTTTACACCCTCTACTCCCATTTTTAGCCACTTTTAACCCCTAGAAGTCCTGTTATCATCCCCGACATCTGAAGCAAGCCCCGAcgccctgaagatcccgagaaaattatattttaagtcgaaactctgcccgagtaaagtccggttttcaactaaaaaccCCGGTTTCGCCCCAGAAAGTCATATTTGGAGCCGAAGTATTgtccaaattattattttaaccCCGGTTATTtgaaggtgagttcaatatataggaacaattgtatgttatgtgttatatgtgctatgtgcttttcagtgttattatttcgGGTTATTTTCCTCGTgttattttattcgctatttttatagcAAATGTAATActtttgaccatgtgatcagtgaaaggacttagatttacattggtactggtacgtagcctttggtcatgtagagcatgtctccgtaagagaatgacttctattctatggcattggcaaatggttagataggactataagcctgaaatcctACAAGATGTTAATCAAAAATTGTATGTCTTctatgccatttgggccaaagttttattgatgtatatcaagcattgAAAAGTATATCTTTGAATAAAGTCTTTGATTGATATGAACGCTTGTCACATGATTTCACATATGTCTttgttgttcctctttgcttctgccatattgatgtatatatatggcataatgtTATATTGTATCTGTTATTgagctcactaagcgtcaccgcttaacTATCAAtttttaacaattgcaggtgataagtAACCAGTATAATCATATATTGTTGAAAGAATTAGAATAGTTTGTAATAATACTTTCGTACTTAAGTTTATGtttatataaattacaatatCTTGGGTAGTTATGtattatataacactttgtaatagtcggtttgtatctagtagtttgtaacctctttatcaatgtaatatattgtttttataaatatgcaagTAGCGTGTTTTGAAGTAataatattgtgaagtatgaaagtttgaaCCTTTCAAAAACACGAAAGTTGTGGTCTTTCAATaaataaatacaatatttaaagACTATGATTTAACACATGATATGTTTGATTTCTAAAGAACTCATACAAATTCTTTTATTTAAGTGATTCGAGGCCCAATATCTTCTATTGCTCACCCTAGGCCTAGAAAAAAAAATGTGCGAGGCTTTGACAGATTCTTAGGGATAGCCATTTTTCAGTTTTTACCCCATCGATTATAGGAGAGAAGGTTTAGCCACccatttattctactcaattctAGAGATCATGACACTTTCTTTTCCTCTTTTTCCAGTTAAACTCACAATCATTGAATCATAAGTTCTCCGAGATTGATCACGTTCTGATTAATCAATAAGCAAAATAGGAATATCTTGCAATAATTCAAAACATTAAATCCAAAAAACTCAATAGAGAAATACTTGAATCTACAAAAGAAAAACAAGAATACACGAAAGGAAAACTAGTAATCATCTGAATCCTCATTGATGGTGTATGCATTGCCGttgtcatcatcgtcatcatcgtcaCTGAACGATTTGTTATCAGTATCATTATCAACATCAGCACCAGCACCAGCACCAGTATCAACACCAACAACACCCTGAGCATTAATAACAAGATTCCTAACAGCATCAAGATCTATGTTACCATCACCTTTAATAGCACGTTTAAAGGGTTTAAGAAGCTTCTCATATCTCCGAGGGTGATCGTACAATGTAGGTGTTGTGAGTATTTCTTTTTCCAACCAATATGGATCATATGCAATTCTTGTATTAAATGATTGATACAATAGTCCAATATTATACATTATGAACCTTAATCGAGGACCTTTTTTCCCAGATACAAACTTCATTACACTTCTTAAAAAGAGCGTAACTTGGTCATTTGCCACCATGTATAAGTACTGAAAACAACCACATAAAGCTTTTTACGATTATACCCTTTGTgttggataaataaataaataaaagaaagaaagaaatgagaGTGATTACCATAACTATTAGACCAATGAGTGCCAAGGTGGCTTGCAGTATATCATCCAACATCTCACCAAAGCCTTCATCCTCTGATCCACCAAAACCATCGctgccacctccaccaccaccaccaccaccaccaccatcactgcCACCATCATAGTAATCTTTCTTCTCGATTTGTTGGCGGAGTACATCCTCTAGTGATTGTTCCTTTTTAAAACTACTCATAGCTTTCTCCATTGACTTCCATGGGGAACCCTGGAAAGAAAACAAAAACTTAATATGTTCAATTTCCGATTGaatgagtaaatgaccattttaccctagaAATGATGAATAAAAAATTGACTGTGTAACTGTTATGAACTAAGGAATGAAAGGCATACCTCATCACCATTTTTGGATTCTCCTCCTTTCCCACCAAATAAACACACAGGTGTGCATGGTTGAAAGCGAGATGCAGCAGTTCTTTGCATCACATGACATTTCATTAATTTTGTGCATTTCTTTGATGAATCAAATCCAATGGTTGGTTTTAGGGCATTATGAAGATTAGATAATTTCACTGGTGAAATGCATTGTATAGCTGATCCACGGATTGTGTTATATTCACGTGAAGAAGGACGCACTGCAGTGACTTGAAGGTAACTCATCTCATCAACTTGTTTATTTATAGTAGCCAAAACATTGAGATTATAATAAAAAGGAATTCTTGTAATTTCTTTGTTCAGAAAAACCTGTAAAGAGTGAATCACGATGTCAACTTCAACATCGACATCAAACAAACTACATAATCTTTTAGGGAAATCATCAATTCATCATATATCATTCAAATTTTTAGGAAATTAAACAAAAGCTGTATGCTAACAGGACCTCGAAGTAGGTCTAAACCATAACCCTACAAATAATCGCGTTAAACAGAATTAACCTAATTAAAAcaaattgttaacctaaactttcATTGACGAACTCTGTAAGTTTAAAATTTCATCCCAAAATCGAAAAGAAAATATCAGCAAAGCAAAATAAGACAGCGAATTTAACATATTACATATTCAAATATGATGCAAGTAACGAAATTAATGTGATACAACATTGCATAATTTAGTTATAAATAAACTAAAGGATAATGGAAATTGGGGGAAAAAATACATACAGTAGAGAAAGATTAAGGCTTTTGACTCGATGCAGAGGGTAGATGACTGAGGAGCTGCCGTGAAACTTCAAATTTTGAGGCATGCGGCGGAGTCCGGTGGCAAGAGTGGACAGAGCGAGAAACAAGATAGAGTGATAGGAAAACTCAAGGAGCGAATTTCATAAAATTCCCCCCCGACTCCTGCCTAACCTACATTTTTAGTCCCCTGACAACTAAGGattattactttttattttatgattatgattattattattttttaagaaaCTATAGGTTTGAAGGTATTATTATCTTTTTAATATGATTAActataagttgttttaaaaagtcATGTAAACGTGACTAATGAAAAATAACTTTTGAAGGATGataaaaactattttcaaaagTGCTTATTAGCTTTCCAACACTTTTTAAAATTATTGAAACCATCTTAAAAATCTTATGGACAAAATCGCATCAAATGAACTCACCCCATGGATTAGCGGTCATTTTTCTTTAACATAATCAAGTTATAAACTTCTCAAACCCTAATATAAGGGGAAAATCGCCTGATAACAACAAAAAAGGTCGAAAAAACCATTAACCCA includes these proteins:
- the LOC111887923 gene encoding uncharacterized protein LOC111887923, whose translation is MSYLQVTAVRPSSREYNTIRGSAIQCISPVKLSNLHNALKPTIGFDSSKKCTKLMKCHVMQRTAASRFQPCTPVCLFGGKGGESKNGDEGSPWKSMEKAMSSFKKEQSLEDVLRQQIEKKDYYDGGSDGGGGGGGGGGGSDGFGGSEDEGFGEMLDDILQATLALIGLIVMYLYMVANDQVTLFLRSVMKFVSGKKGPRLRFIMYNIGLLYQSFNTRIAYDPYWLEKEILTTPTLYDHPRRYEKLLKPFKRAIKGDGNIDLDAVRNLVINAQGVVGVDTGAGAGADVDNDTDNKSFSDDDDDDDNGNAYTINEDSDDY